In Leuconostoc kimchii IMSNU 11154, one genomic interval encodes:
- a CDS encoding GNAT family N-acetyltransferase: MNKTDNKQTSHISIRNANIADLTAILNIEKLGFTAEEAGTKLQYIERLKKLKETFLVGVVNNQVVGFIVGPVVQEDRIADWMYEEIREQDIVGGNQMVLTIAVDPTFQGFHIGSQLLDAFYNKAKTQNSKTIALTCLEKNIAFYEKNGYKNMGQSLSNHAGEIWYDLIKKVR; the protein is encoded by the coding sequence ATGAACAAAACAGATAATAAACAAACCTCTCATATATCAATTAGAAATGCAAATATAGCTGATTTAACAGCGATTCTGAATATTGAAAAGTTAGGCTTTACAGCTGAAGAAGCCGGTACAAAACTTCAATACATAGAACGTCTCAAAAAGTTAAAAGAAACATTTTTAGTCGGTGTTGTTAATAATCAAGTAGTTGGTTTTATCGTTGGGCCTGTCGTTCAGGAAGATAGAATAGCTGATTGGATGTACGAAGAAATACGTGAACAAGATATAGTCGGTGGAAACCAAATGGTGTTAACAATTGCGGTAGACCCTACTTTTCAAGGATTTCATATTGGAAGTCAATTATTAGACGCATTTTATAATAAAGCCAAGACACAGAATAGCAAAACAATTGCACTGACATGTCTAGAGAAGAATATAGCCTTTTACGAAAAAAATGGCTATAAAAACATGGGACAATCCTTATCAAATCATGCTGGTGAAATTTGGTATGACTTGATAAAAAAGGTAAGATAG